The genomic interval AAAACCGCCCGGTCACCCTCGCCATTTTGGGATCCGGCGCCTGGGGCAGTGCGCTGGCTCACATTGCCGCCACCAACCACCACACCGTGCGCCTTTGGTCGCGATCGGGCAGCGTTTCTCTAAGAAATGCCGTCGTTGGGGCAGATGTAATTTTGTCGGCCATCTCCATGAAGGGAGTGCTAGACCTGGTCACTCAGCTCAAATCGCTGGCTATTCCTGAAACCACAGTGCTGATGACGGCTACCAAGGGCTTTGACCCGGAAACTACCTTGACGCCATCGGTAATTTTTCAGCAGGCGTTTCCCAACCACGCGGTGGCCGTGCTCTCTGGTCCTAACCTTTCTAAGGAGATTGAGGCCGGGCTGCCTGCTGCCACGGTGATTGCCTGTGTCAACGAAACCGCCGCCGAGGCCGTACAGCATGTGTTTGCCTCAGACCACTTTCGCACCTACACCAGCACCGACCCTCTGGGAGCTGAATTGGGCGGCACGCTAAAGAATGTGGTGGCGATCGCAGTCGGTGTCTGCGAAGGGCTCAATCTGGGCTCTAACGCGCGATCGGCCCTGATCACCCGCGCCCTGCCCGAGGTCATGCGCATTGGCACCCACCTGGGCGGACATCCCGAAACCTTTTTGGGTCTCTCGGGCTTGGGGGACATGCTGGCCACCTGCACCAGCGCCCTCAGCCGCAACTACCGGGTGGGCTACGGCCTCGCCCAGGGGAAATCTTTAGAGCAAGTTTTAGAAGAGTTGGGCAGCACCGCCGAGGGCGTCAACACCGCCTACGTGCTCCACGACATTGCCCAGCGAGAACAGCTCTCAGCGCCGATTTCCCAGCAGGTGTACTTGCTGCTCAAGGGTGACATCTCAGCCACAGAGGCCGTCGCCGCCCTGATGGAACGCAAGCTCAAAGCCGAGGACTACCAAGAGGTCTTGCAGTGCGAATGACTTGCAGGCATTACTGAAGGACAGTATGAATCCTGTAGGAACGCACGCTGTACGCCCCTACAGGGTCATCCCCCAGCAGGTGGGATCTAGGTTAGGCGGCTCAAAACGCCAGATCCAGTCCGGCCTTCTATCTTTGTTCTTTAGCCGTATTTCCGCTGCGTTCCCCTAGGCGGGTTCTGGAAAGGTTGAGGGCGAAAACATCTTGAGCATGGCGGTGTAGTGGGGCTCATAGTATTTGACATTGATCGACCCCACACAGGCCGAAAGCTCTTGGTCAAGCAGGTTGACCATCAGCCGCACCAGGCCCCAATTTACCTTTAGCCTGGGATACAGCATGACGCAGAGCGGGAACAGCTCTTGGGCGATCGCTGAGATGTTGTTCTCTAGCATGCAGGTCCAGAGATAAATCTGAAACATCTCCACATCGCGAATGCTGGAGGTGCGCACTGCGGCCGCACTGAGGGGGCCGGTATAGGTCGCATAATCAGGGCACAGCGTAATCACTTGATTCACAATGCTCTTGGCAATGCGGTTGGTGGCCGGCAGCGCCAGCCGCACCGTCTCTAAACGCGGGTGATGGTAGTCGTAGTTGGCGGCAGCGGCGTAGGCCCGGTGCAGCGGCATATACAACAGATCGTCAACCACTTTGAAGTAGCTTTGCAGGGTCGACTGCTCGGCCTCGGGGGCTTCCGCCGAAAGCATTTGACCGCAGTAGTGAAACTGCATGCTGACAAACCCAATCACCCTAGGGTCTACCGCCGTATGGGTTTGGCGAATAGCGCCCAACTGCTTAGAGGCCGCAACCGAAAATCGCTGGGGCGTCACGCCCTTGGCGTAGGCCGCCAGAGCCTCTTCGTAGACCGAATGCACATCTTTGGAAATGGTCCAGGGGTCAATTAAGCTAGGGCTAATTTGGTGGCGACGAACTTCGCGAGACAGCAGCGTTTCCGTTTTGTTCCAGGCTCGGGCACTGACAGAGCGCAGGATATCGACGAGTTTTTGAGCGACATCCGGTCTAGATTGGGACTTATCTAAGTTCAGGAGCACCTGATCCTGACGATGCAGGTCTTTGACATACTTCTTTGCCCAAACCTCAGACAGGGAGAGCACTTCGGCCTTATCGGGAGCGCCAATTTTGTCTAGACGGCCAACTTTCAGGCTGGTCGATACCGAGCAGTCTGTCACCATAGGAACACAACCACGCTTTAGGGAAACTGGAACGACGGAAAGAAAGATTTAAAAGCCATAGTAAGCCCAGGCTGGTCAGCAGAGTTAAGAAGATCCCGGAAAGCGGTAAGCCAAATTTATTAAACTTTATTCTTCGCAATGGTTCGCAAAGATAAATAATTTTTCGATGGATTTTACAGGATTTTGGCGGCTTTAAAGGTTGCGGCAACTTCGACTGGGCAACAATTTACCGGAATGTGAGGACACCCAGTTCACGAAATAGCGACGCAGACCGTGGATCCTCTCGCATCCCTGCGCCCTTCCAAGGGAGGTAGGAAAGAGCGCTTGAGAACATCCCTGTGTGGCTCGCTTTTCGGCAAATTGGTATAGACGGGCTGAACCTCGTCCGCTTAAAGCTGGAGTTCCCCTCGCTCTCTGGCGATCCTACAAGTAGTCTACGAAGGGTTCAAGGAAGTGACTAGTCTCTTGGATACCTACCTTGGGCGATGGCGATCGCCTTAGCGCGTCATTAAAACAATGGCATAGCCTGCAATCAATCCTTGGAGAGCACCTACCCTTTGCTCCCAACCTCTAGGAAACAGCAGGCCCATAAAGCGGCACCAGACGTTACTCGTTCGTTCTAGAAAACAACCTCTTCCACAGTTTAAGATCACAGCCCTATGGCGCTTCAAAACTCTCTCCTAGGCAAGATATCGAAGCAAGTCTTCTACTTCGTTAGGCACAGAAAATTCACTAACGTCTAGAGCAAGAGCACAAGCAATTTTAGATTTATTGTGGTAGTTGGAACATAGACAACAGCCTCTCTGACAACGAATCCAAGAGAGCTATTCCGACCATAATTTCGCCTTGATCTGATTTTTTATTTAGAAAAGAATAGACATCTGTCGGTAGTTATGGCCCTTTGCTGGATTATGCCCGCTGATGGATGAGATTTTGATGCCCAGCTAGTAAATTAAGGCCATTGATGCTGATAGAGGTAATCTATGACTAATTTTCCTGAGCAAGTCGATAATGTCACTAATCAGGCCGCCGAGCAGGCTCAAAACTTGACTGAGCCAGCAGGGAATGTCGTTAGCCAAGTTCCTGAGCGAACCGAAGAATTTGCTCGCAAAGCTGATGATGCGTCCCACCAAGTTTCTGACCAAGTTGAATCGGCAAAGGCTACAGTGACCAAGCCTTTGCCCAAGCCCCCCGCTATGTCGGCCAACCAAGCACCTGCCGAAGAACTGCTCAAGCGTCTACAGTGGGGCGAGCCAGCGCTGACTATTATTGACGTGCGCAGTCGCGAAGACTTCAACAACGAGCGGATTACTGGCGCTGTGCCCATGCCCATCGACCATGTTTTAGATAATGCTGAGAATGCCCTAGAGCATAAGCGCGATATCTATGTCTATGGCGATAGCGCTGACGATGCTGCTAGCCAGCTCCGTCAGGCAGGCTACGCCAGTGTAGCTGTGCTACAGGGTGGACTTTCGGCATGGAAGGCCGTTGGTGGCCCTACCGAAGGCGTCTATGCTTTTTCATCACCGCTCAAGGATTAAGCGCCTTTAGCATCAACATTGA from Nodosilinea sp. FACHB-141 carries:
- a CDS encoding NAD(P)H-dependent glycerol-3-phosphate dehydrogenase — encoded protein: MLVAPASQQIIATYKNRPVTLAILGSGAWGSALAHIAATNHHTVRLWSRSGSVSLRNAVVGADVILSAISMKGVLDLVTQLKSLAIPETTVLMTATKGFDPETTLTPSVIFQQAFPNHAVAVLSGPNLSKEIEAGLPAATVIACVNETAAEAVQHVFASDHFRTYTSTDPLGAELGGTLKNVVAIAVGVCEGLNLGSNARSALITRALPEVMRIGTHLGGHPETFLGLSGLGDMLATCTSALSRNYRVGYGLAQGKSLEQVLEELGSTAEGVNTAYVLHDIAQREQLSAPISQQVYLLLKGDISATEAVAALMERKLKAEDYQEVLQCE
- a CDS encoding rhodanese-like domain-containing protein, yielding MTNFPEQVDNVTNQAAEQAQNLTEPAGNVVSQVPERTEEFARKADDASHQVSDQVESAKATVTKPLPKPPAMSANQAPAEELLKRLQWGEPALTIIDVRSREDFNNERITGAVPMPIDHVLDNAENALEHKRDIYVYGDSADDAASQLRQAGYASVAVLQGGLSAWKAVGGPTEGVYAFSSPLKD